The following are encoded in a window of Xanthocytophaga agilis genomic DNA:
- the rpoB gene encoding DNA-directed RNA polymerase subunit beta: protein MTTNRLNNRISFASTRQLVDYPDFLDIQLQSFVDFFQIETAPEKRAQEGLYKVFMENFPITDSRENFKLEFIDYTIDPPKYSVDECIDRGLTYSVPLKAKLRLSCSDPDNEDFETIEQEVFLGNVPYMTERGSFVINGAERVIVSQLHRSPGVFFSMSKHTNGTKLYSARIIPFKGSWIEFSTDVNNVMYAYIDRKKKFPVTTLLRAIGFGSDKEILDLFGLSEELPVNKATLKRMVGRKLAARVLRTWTEDFVDEDTGEVVSIDRNEVLLERDHVVKEGDLDIILDSESKVVIVHREDVNVADYSIIYNTLQKDNSNSEKEAVEQIYRQLRNTEAPDEQTAREVIHSLFFSDKRYDLGEVGRYRINKKLNLEISSEVRVLTTEDIVSIVKYLIGLINSKALVDDIDHLSNRRVRTVGEQLYAQFGVGLARMARTIKERMNVRDNEDFKPVDLINARTLSSVINSFFGTNQLSQFMDQTNPLSEITHKRRMSALGPGGLSRERAGFEVRDVHYTHYGRLCTIETPEGPNIGLISSLCVHAKINSMGFIETPYLEVDNGKVKVEQEPIYLTAEEEDTHYIAQARVAVDEKGNFQTDKVKTRYEGDFPVVEPEKITYMDVATNQIVSVAASLIPFLEHDDANRALMGSNMQRQAVPLLRPEAPIVGTGLEGRVARDSRALVVAEMNGVIEFVDSTKIVVRYDLTDNQRLVSFDEELKTYNLIKFRRTNQDTCINLKPIVFKGQRVVKGDILCEGYATQKGELALGRNLMVAFMPWQGYNFEDAIVISEKVVREDIFTSLHIEEFELEVRDTKRGEEELTSEIPNVSEESVKNLDENGIIRVGSEVREGDILIGKITPKGESDPTPEEKLLRAIFGDKAGDVKDASMKAPPSLKGVVIDTKLFSRPKKDKDGREKMKNEVKTLMKKYSRDLNSVKDVMVEKMVQLLDGKTSQGVKHKFGDEVVSKGVKFSRRNIVENLFPDKNIYRDESSYNVPEEVNLLSDLTLENWSNESEANALLEDLVKNYNKKRNEISARFKRERFTLEVGDELPAGIVQLAKVYVAKKRKLKVGDKMAGRHGNKGVVARIVREEDMPFLADGTAVDIVLNPLGVPSRMNLGQIYETVLGWAGRKLGKTYATPIFDGATEEQVLTELRDAGLPDFGRTYLHDGLTGQRFDQPVTVGIIYMLKLGHLVDDKMHARSIGPYSLITQQPLGGKAQFGGQRFGEMEVWALEAFGASHILQEILTVKSDDVVGRAKAYEAIVKGENMPKPNIPESFNVLVHELRGLALEITLE from the coding sequence TTGACTACCAATCGTTTGAACAATCGTATAAGTTTTGCCTCTACACGGCAGTTGGTAGATTATCCAGACTTTCTGGATATCCAATTGCAGTCATTTGTAGACTTTTTTCAGATTGAGACTGCTCCTGAAAAAAGGGCTCAAGAGGGGCTTTACAAGGTATTTATGGAGAATTTCCCGATTACTGATTCACGGGAGAATTTCAAACTAGAATTTATAGATTATACTATTGATCCTCCGAAATATTCGGTAGATGAATGTATAGACAGAGGTCTAACGTATTCTGTGCCCTTAAAGGCTAAATTAAGACTTTCTTGCAGTGACCCTGATAATGAAGATTTTGAGACCATTGAGCAGGAAGTATTTCTGGGCAATGTGCCTTACATGACAGAGAGAGGGTCATTTGTAATTAATGGAGCTGAGCGGGTAATTGTATCTCAATTGCACCGTTCTCCAGGTGTGTTCTTCTCTATGAGTAAACACACAAATGGTACTAAATTATATTCTGCCAGAATTATTCCTTTCAAAGGATCCTGGATTGAATTCTCGACAGACGTAAACAACGTAATGTATGCATATATTGATCGGAAGAAGAAATTTCCGGTAACTACATTGTTACGTGCTATTGGATTTGGTTCTGATAAAGAAATATTGGATTTATTCGGTCTGTCTGAAGAGTTGCCTGTAAATAAAGCTACTCTTAAGCGTATGGTTGGACGTAAGCTGGCTGCACGGGTATTACGTACATGGACAGAAGACTTTGTAGATGAAGATACTGGAGAGGTTGTCTCTATTGATCGTAATGAGGTCTTACTGGAACGTGATCATGTAGTAAAAGAAGGTGATTTAGACATAATACTGGACTCAGAATCCAAGGTTGTAATTGTACATCGCGAAGATGTAAACGTGGCAGATTACAGTATTATTTACAATACATTACAAAAAGATAACTCAAACTCTGAAAAAGAAGCGGTTGAGCAAATTTATCGTCAGTTAAGAAATACAGAAGCACCAGATGAACAAACAGCTCGTGAAGTAATTCATAGTTTGTTTTTCAGTGATAAACGTTATGATCTTGGTGAAGTTGGTCGATATAGAATTAATAAAAAACTAAATTTGGAAATCTCATCTGAGGTTAGAGTTTTAACAACAGAAGATATTGTCTCTATTGTTAAGTATCTAATTGGCTTGATTAATTCTAAAGCCCTTGTTGATGATATTGACCACTTAAGTAATCGTCGGGTGCGTACAGTAGGAGAGCAATTATATGCGCAGTTTGGTGTTGGTTTGGCTCGTATGGCACGTACAATAAAGGAACGTATGAACGTACGGGACAATGAGGATTTCAAACCTGTTGATCTAATTAATGCTCGTACCTTATCATCTGTAATTAACTCCTTTTTTGGAACAAATCAGTTATCTCAGTTTATGGATCAAACCAATCCATTATCTGAAATAACGCACAAACGACGTATGTCAGCTCTTGGGCCAGGCGGTTTATCCCGTGAGCGTGCAGGTTTTGAGGTGCGTGACGTTCACTATACACATTATGGACGTTTGTGTACTATTGAAACTCCAGAAGGTCCAAATATTGGCTTGATCTCTTCTTTGTGTGTGCATGCTAAGATCAATAGCATGGGCTTCATTGAAACACCTTACCTAGAGGTTGACAATGGAAAGGTAAAAGTAGAGCAGGAACCTATTTATCTGACTGCTGAAGAAGAAGATACACACTACATTGCACAGGCTCGTGTAGCAGTTGATGAGAAAGGTAATTTCCAAACTGATAAAGTGAAGACTCGTTATGAAGGTGATTTTCCTGTTGTAGAACCAGAGAAAATTACTTACATGGATGTTGCCACCAATCAGATTGTATCTGTTGCCGCATCTTTGATTCCATTCCTAGAACATGATGATGCGAACCGTGCATTGATGGGATCAAACATGCAACGTCAGGCTGTACCTTTGTTACGTCCAGAAGCGCCGATTGTTGGTACAGGTCTGGAAGGTCGTGTAGCCCGTGACTCTCGTGCATTGGTAGTGGCTGAAATGAATGGTGTCATTGAGTTTGTTGATTCTACTAAGATTGTCGTACGCTATGATCTGACAGATAATCAGCGTCTAGTAAGCTTTGATGAAGAGCTTAAAACCTATAATCTGATCAAATTCCGTCGTACAAACCAAGATACTTGTATCAATCTTAAACCTATTGTCTTTAAAGGACAACGTGTTGTTAAAGGTGATATTCTTTGTGAAGGATACGCGACTCAGAAAGGAGAACTTGCTTTAGGACGTAACTTAATGGTTGCCTTCATGCCTTGGCAGGGATATAACTTTGAGGATGCAATTGTAATTTCTGAAAAAGTTGTTCGCGAAGATATCTTTACTTCTTTACACATTGAGGAATTTGAACTTGAGGTTCGGGATACTAAACGTGGTGAAGAAGAACTGACTTCCGAAATACCTAATGTAAGTGAAGAATCAGTTAAGAATCTGGATGAGAATGGTATTATTCGTGTAGGTTCAGAAGTACGCGAAGGCGATATTCTGATAGGTAAAATCACACCGAAAGGAGAATCTGATCCAACACCTGAGGAAAAACTACTTCGGGCGATATTCGGAGATAAAGCTGGTGATGTGAAGGATGCTTCTATGAAGGCACCTCCATCTTTAAAAGGCGTTGTTATTGATACCAAATTGTTCTCTCGTCCAAAGAAAGATAAAGATGGTCGCGAAAAAATGAAGAATGAGGTGAAAACCTTAATGAAGAAGTATAGTCGCGATCTGAATTCTGTAAAAGATGTGATGGTCGAGAAAATGGTTCAGTTACTGGATGGCAAAACCAGCCAGGGAGTGAAGCATAAGTTTGGAGATGAGGTAGTGTCTAAAGGTGTGAAGTTCTCTCGTCGTAATATTGTAGAAAACTTATTCCCTGATAAAAATATCTATCGGGATGAGAGTTCATATAATGTTCCGGAAGAGGTAAATTTATTGTCTGATCTGACGCTGGAGAATTGGAGTAATGAATCTGAAGCCAATGCATTATTGGAAGATCTGGTTAAGAATTACAATAAGAAGCGGAATGAGATTTCTGCCAGATTTAAACGTGAGAGATTTACATTAGAAGTTGGAGATGAATTACCTGCAGGTATTGTGCAATTGGCAAAAGTGTATGTTGCTAAAAAACGCAAGCTGAAAGTAGGTGATAAAATGGCTGGTCGTCACGGTAACAAAGGGGTTGTTGCCCGGATTGTCCGTGAAGAAGATATGCCATTCTTGGCGGACGGAACAGCTGTAGACATTGTGTTGAATCCGCTTGGGGTACCTTCTCGTATGAACCTTGGACAGATCTATGAAACAGTATTAGGCTGGGCTGGAAGAAAACTAGGTAAAACCTATGCTACTCCAATTTTTGATGGTGCTACTGAAGAACAGGTATTAACCGAGTTAAGAGATGCTGGCTTGCCTGATTTTGGACGTACATATCTTCACGATGGTTTAACAGGACAAAGATTTGACCAACCTGTTACAGTTGGTATTATCTATATGTTGAAACTGGGTCACTTAGTGGATGATAAGATGCACGCTCGTTCAATCGGACCTTATTCATTAATTACACAACAACCATTGGGTGGTAAAGCACAGTTTGGTGGTCAGCGTTTTGGTGAGATGGAGGTTTGGGCATTAGAAGCATTTGGTGCTTCTCATATTCTACAGGAGATTCTGACTGTAAAATCAGATGATGTTGTAGGACGTGCTAAAGCTTATGAAGCTATTGTAAAAGGTGAAAACATGCCGAAACCAAATATTCCTGAATCATTCAATGTATTGGTTCATGAATTGCGTGGTCTTGCATTAGAGATCACATTGGAATAA
- the rplL gene encoding 50S ribosomal protein L7/L12, with protein sequence MADLKAFAEQLVNLTVKEVNELAQILKDEYGIEPAAAAVAVAAAPTGETGPAPEVKTAFDVILKNAGANKLQVVKLVKDLTGLGLKEAKELVDAAPKPVKEGIAKDEADALVKQLQEAGAEVELK encoded by the coding sequence ATGGCAGATTTAAAAGCATTTGCTGAACAGTTGGTTAACTTAACTGTTAAAGAAGTAAACGAATTAGCTCAGATTCTGAAAGATGAGTATGGTATCGAACCTGCTGCTGCTGCTGTAGCTGTAGCAGCTGCTCCTACTGGAGAAACAGGTCCTGCTCCTGAAGTAAAAACAGCTTTCGATGTTATCCTGAAAAATGCAGGTGCTAACAAACTGCAAGTTGTTAAATTAGTAAAAGACCTTACTGGTCTGGGATTGAAAGAAGCGAAAGAATTAGTTGACGCTGCTCCAAAACCAGTAAAAGAAGGTATTGCTAAAGACGAAGCAGATGCTTTAGTGAAACAATTACAAGAAGCCGGTGCTGAAGTAGAATTAAAATAA
- the rplJ gene encoding 50S ribosomal protein L10, translated as MTREEKAVIIQELTEKFQEKPFFYIMDASGMTVAQVNAFRRMCFDKGIEYRVVKNTLIRKALERIEGDFTPFNDTVLTGFSGVLFSNESGKAPAVLIKEFRKKSGKDKPVFKGASVDASLFIGESSLETLYTLKSKNELIGEIVGLLQSPAKNVVSALQSGGNKLAGIVKTLQEREG; from the coding sequence ATGACACGCGAAGAAAAAGCGGTTATTATTCAAGAATTAACCGAAAAATTTCAAGAGAAGCCTTTCTTTTATATCATGGATGCCTCTGGCATGACCGTGGCGCAAGTAAATGCTTTTCGTCGTATGTGCTTTGATAAAGGTATTGAATACCGTGTGGTAAAAAATACTCTTATCAGAAAAGCACTGGAACGTATTGAAGGGGATTTCACTCCTTTTAATGATACTGTACTGACAGGATTTTCTGGAGTTCTATTTTCAAATGAGTCAGGTAAAGCACCTGCTGTTTTGATTAAAGAGTTTCGTAAAAAATCTGGTAAAGATAAGCCCGTATTCAAAGGTGCTTCTGTTGATGCAAGTCTTTTCATTGGCGAAAGCAGCCTGGAGACTCTGTATACACTGAAATCCAAAAACGAACTTATCGGGGAAATCGTTGGCTTACTACAATCTCCTGCCAAAAATGTTGTATCTGCTCTGCAAAGTGGTGGAAACAAACTGGCTGGTATTGTCAAAACTCTTCAGGAGAGAGAAGGATAA
- the rplA gene encoding 50S ribosomal protein L1 — protein MGKLTKKQKEARSKYDLSKAYLLAEAGKIVKDITYTKFDASVDIDIRLGVDPRKADQMVRGTVALPHGTGKEVRVLVLCPPDKEAEAKEAGADYVGLDEYISKIEGGWTDVDVIITMPTVMAKVGKLGRVLGPRGLMPNPKSGTVTMEVGKAVKEVKAGKIDFKVDKTGIVHTSIGKVSFSPEKIAENLQELMNTIMRLKPSSAKGTYVQSVYISSTMSPGVQIDKTSIQGL, from the coding sequence ATGGGAAAGTTAACTAAAAAGCAAAAAGAAGCACGGTCTAAATACGATTTGAGCAAAGCGTACTTGTTAGCGGAAGCTGGAAAAATTGTAAAAGACATTACTTATACTAAGTTTGACGCTTCTGTTGATATTGATATTCGTTTGGGTGTAGATCCTCGGAAAGCCGACCAAATGGTTCGTGGGACAGTTGCTCTGCCACATGGAACAGGAAAAGAAGTTAGAGTATTAGTACTCTGCCCTCCTGATAAAGAAGCAGAAGCAAAAGAAGCTGGTGCAGACTACGTTGGTTTGGATGAGTACATTTCTAAGATTGAAGGAGGTTGGACTGATGTCGATGTAATTATTACTATGCCAACAGTAATGGCAAAAGTAGGTAAATTAGGTCGTGTATTAGGTCCTAGAGGTTTAATGCCAAATCCTAAGTCTGGAACTGTAACGATGGAAGTTGGAAAGGCAGTGAAAGAAGTGAAAGCCGGTAAAATTGACTTTAAAGTAGATAAAACCGGAATCGTACATACCAGTATTGGTAAAGTTTCTTTCTCTCCTGAGAAAATTGCTGAAAACCTTCAAGAACTGATGAATACAATCATGAGATTGAAGCCATCTTCAGCAAAAGGAACATATGTACAGTCAGTTTATATCTCGAGTACAATGAGTCCGGGCGTCCAAATTGACAAAACCAGTATTCAAGGTTTGTAA
- the rplK gene encoding 50S ribosomal protein L11, producing MAKDIAGYLKLQVKGGQANPAPPIGPALGSKGINIMEFCKQFNARTQDKMGQVVPVLITYYTDKSFEFVLKTPPAAVLLMDAIKIQKGSAEPNRKKVGSVTWEQVKKIAETKMPDLNALTIESAMKMIAGTARSMGITVSGTAPWES from the coding sequence ATGGCAAAGGATATTGCTGGATACTTGAAACTGCAGGTAAAAGGGGGACAGGCAAACCCTGCACCGCCAATTGGTCCTGCATTGGGTAGTAAAGGTATCAATATCATGGAGTTTTGCAAACAATTCAATGCAAGAACTCAAGATAAAATGGGACAAGTAGTTCCTGTTTTGATTACTTACTACACTGATAAATCTTTCGAATTTGTTCTTAAAACTCCTCCTGCAGCTGTATTGCTAATGGATGCTATTAAGATACAAAAAGGTTCTGCTGAACCTAACCGTAAAAAAGTAGGCTCTGTTACCTGGGAACAGGTAAAGAAGATTGCTGAAACAAAAATGCCTGATTTGAATGCTTTGACAATTGAATCTGCAATGAAAATGATTGCAGGTACTGCCAGAAGTATGGGTATTACGGTTTCAGGGACAGCTCCTTGGGAAAGTTAA
- the nusG gene encoding transcription termination/antitermination protein NusG produces MSELKWYVLRAVAGQEKKIKSYLETEIARHNLSDHISQVIIPSEKVYEIRNGKKKVREKNTLPGYVIISANVEHPEVMHTITGIPGVLGFLGNENKPGTSSKIPVPLRQSEINRILGKMDEEAEQGEKLETPFIVGETVLVMDGPFKSFKGTVEEVFEERKKLKVMVKIFGRNTPVELSYVEVEKEE; encoded by the coding sequence ATGAGTGAGTTAAAGTGGTATGTACTCCGAGCTGTGGCCGGACAAGAAAAGAAAATTAAATCTTATCTTGAAACTGAAATTGCACGGCATAATTTGTCAGACCACATTTCTCAAGTAATAATACCTTCTGAAAAAGTGTACGAAATTAGAAATGGGAAGAAGAAGGTACGGGAAAAAAATACATTGCCTGGCTATGTGATTATTTCTGCTAATGTTGAACATCCAGAAGTGATGCATACCATTACAGGAATTCCAGGAGTGTTAGGTTTCTTAGGGAACGAGAATAAGCCAGGAACTTCGAGTAAAATACCTGTTCCACTTCGTCAATCTGAGATAAATAGAATCTTAGGTAAGATGGATGAAGAAGCAGAGCAAGGTGAAAAGCTGGAAACTCCGTTTATAGTTGGAGAGACAGTTTTAGTAATGGATGGTCCATTCAAATCTTTTAAAGGTACAGTAGAAGAGGTTTTTGAAGAGAGAAAAAAGCTCAAAGTAATGGTTAAGATTTTTGGTCGGAATACGCCGGTTGAGCTTAGTTATGTTGAAGTGGAGAAAGAAGAGTAA
- the secE gene encoding preprotein translocase subunit SecE, which yields MKKFFAFIKDSFVEVKENVSWPKYSEVQANATLVLVASLLFALVIGLVDFGFREAMQKIYQSVFSN from the coding sequence ATGAAAAAGTTTTTCGCGTTTATCAAAGATTCTTTTGTAGAAGTAAAGGAAAATGTGTCCTGGCCAAAATACTCTGAAGTACAAGCGAATGCTACTTTGGTATTGGTTGCTTCATTATTATTTGCATTAGTGATTGGCTTGGTTGATTTTGGATTTAGAGAGGCTATGCAAAAGATTTATCAATCGGTTTTTAGTAATTAA
- the tuf gene encoding elongation factor Tu, with amino-acid sequence MAKETFDRSKPHVNVGTIGHVDHGKTTLTAAITTVLANKGLAEKRDFSSIDNAPEEKERGITINTAHVEYQTDKRHYAHVDCPGHADYVKNMVTGAAQMDGAILVVAATDGPMPQTKEHILLARQVGVPQLVVFMNKVDLVDDPELLELVEMEVRELLSFYKFDGDNTPVIRGSALGGLNGDPQWVKTIEELMDSVDSWIPLPVRLVDQPLLMSVEDVFTITGRGTVATGRIERGVVNVGDAVDILGMGAENLKSTVTGVEMFRKLLDRGEAGDNVGLLLRGVDKDQIRRGMVICKPGSVKPHAKFKAEVYILSKEEGGRHTPFFNKYRPQFYFRTTDVTGEIKLPENVEMVMPGDNITIEVQLINTIAMEKGLRFAIREGGRTVGAGQVTEILD; translated from the coding sequence ATGGCAAAAGAAACGTTTGACCGTTCCAAACCCCACGTAAACGTTGGTACCATCGGTCACGTAGACCACGGTAAAACTACTTTGACTGCTGCTATAACTACAGTGTTGGCTAATAAAGGGTTGGCAGAAAAAAGAGATTTCTCTTCTATTGATAATGCTCCTGAAGAAAAAGAACGTGGTATCACTATTAATACAGCTCACGTAGAATATCAAACAGATAAGCGCCATTATGCACACGTTGACTGTCCAGGTCACGCTGACTATGTGAAGAACATGGTTACAGGTGCTGCTCAGATGGATGGTGCTATTCTTGTGGTTGCTGCTACAGATGGTCCAATGCCTCAAACAAAAGAGCACATTCTTTTGGCTCGTCAGGTAGGTGTACCTCAGTTGGTAGTGTTTATGAATAAAGTTGACTTGGTAGACGATCCTGAGTTGTTGGAGTTGGTTGAGATGGAAGTTCGTGAATTGTTGAGCTTCTATAAATTTGATGGAGATAATACGCCTGTTATTCGTGGTTCTGCTCTTGGTGGATTGAATGGCGATCCTCAGTGGGTTAAAACTATCGAAGAACTGATGGATTCTGTAGATTCTTGGATTCCTCTTCCTGTTCGTTTGGTTGATCAACCATTGTTGATGTCTGTAGAAGACGTATTTACTATCACAGGTCGTGGTACAGTTGCTACTGGTCGTATTGAGCGTGGCGTAGTTAACGTAGGTGATGCTGTTGACATCTTAGGTATGGGTGCTGAAAACCTGAAGTCTACCGTTACAGGTGTTGAGATGTTCCGCAAATTGTTGGATCGTGGTGAGGCTGGTGATAACGTAGGTTTGTTGTTGCGTGGTGTCGATAAAGATCAAATCCGTCGTGGTATGGTTATTTGTAAGCCAGGTAGCGTGAAGCCGCATGCTAAATTTAAAGCTGAAGTTTATATCCTGAGCAAAGAAGAAGGTGGACGTCACACTCCATTCTTTAATAAATACCGTCCTCAGTTCTACTTCCGTACAACTGACGTAACTGGTGAGATTAAGCTTCCAGAAAACGTAGAAATGGTTATGCCTGGTGATAATATTACTATTGAAGTACAGTTGATCAATACCATCGCTATGGAGAAAGGTCTTCGTTTCGCAATTCGTGAAGGTGGACGTACCGTAGGTGCTGGTCAGGTAACTGAAATCTTAGACTAA
- a CDS encoding ABC transporter ATP-binding protein, which produces MARGNRDDILEEDKKRKVNKAGIQSFLEIFKFVRPYRGYLIVGLISLALSALATLGFPLLAGKLVDAADNKAGGYSINQVTIALMGILLLNAIFAFLRIRTFANVSEKSLRDIRVALYDKLVHLSIPFFEERRVGELTSRITSDVQQLQDVLSFTLAEFLRQAITLVVGILLLLVFYPKLTLFMLATFPIIVIGAIIFGRYIRKLSKRTQDSLAYANTIVMETLQGVHTVKAYTNEVYETNRYSNALAKVIQNALNGAKYRGLLVSFIIFVVLGGIVGVIWYAATLYSQRIITAGDLISFTLFTGFVGASVAGLGEIYSQLQKTIGASERIRELLGQENEETSFPEKETLKQVGDIAFSNVHFSYPTRPDIEVLKGINIQIRNGQKIALVGHSGSGKSTITSLLLRYYQPSVGNILVSGINIEALELKELRKHIGIVPQDVLLFGGSIAENISYGKPLATLDEIKAAARKANALEFVEKFPEGFSTIVGERGVKLSGGQRQRIAIARAILKDPEILILDEATSSLDAESERLVQDALDELMKDRTTIIIAHRLATIRKVDYIYVLSDGLIQEQGTHDDLSDKENGIYSNLLRLQFEIS; this is translated from the coding sequence ATGGCACGTGGTAATAGAGATGATATCTTAGAGGAAGACAAAAAAAGGAAAGTTAATAAAGCTGGTATACAAAGTTTTTTGGAGATTTTCAAGTTTGTAAGACCTTACAGAGGATATCTTATTGTAGGATTAATAAGTTTAGCATTATCCGCATTAGCTACATTAGGCTTCCCATTACTCGCAGGAAAATTAGTTGATGCAGCTGACAACAAAGCAGGTGGATATTCCATTAACCAGGTGACTATTGCTTTAATGGGTATATTGCTACTAAATGCAATTTTTGCATTTCTAAGAATAAGAACTTTTGCTAATGTTAGTGAAAAATCGTTACGGGATATACGAGTTGCGCTGTATGATAAGCTGGTTCATTTATCTATACCTTTTTTTGAAGAACGAAGAGTAGGCGAATTGACCAGCAGAATAACTTCTGATGTACAGCAACTGCAGGATGTGCTTTCTTTTACATTGGCTGAATTTCTAAGACAAGCAATCACATTAGTTGTCGGTATTTTATTATTACTCGTCTTTTATCCCAAGCTGACGCTTTTTATGTTGGCTACTTTCCCAATAATTGTTATTGGTGCAATAATCTTCGGGAGATATATACGAAAACTTTCTAAAAGAACGCAGGATAGTCTGGCATATGCTAATACAATTGTTATGGAAACCCTTCAGGGAGTACATACTGTGAAGGCCTATACCAATGAAGTGTATGAAACAAATCGTTATTCAAATGCTTTGGCGAAAGTAATTCAGAATGCTTTAAATGGTGCAAAGTACAGAGGTTTACTTGTTTCTTTTATTATTTTCGTGGTATTAGGCGGGATTGTTGGAGTGATATGGTATGCTGCTACTTTGTATTCTCAAAGAATTATTACGGCTGGTGATCTTATCAGTTTTACTTTATTTACCGGATTTGTCGGAGCTTCTGTTGCAGGCTTAGGTGAAATCTATTCACAACTACAAAAGACTATAGGCGCATCAGAACGTATCAGAGAATTACTCGGACAAGAAAATGAAGAGACAAGTTTTCCTGAAAAAGAAACTTTAAAACAAGTCGGAGATATTGCATTTTCAAATGTGCATTTTAGCTATCCTACTCGTCCGGATATCGAGGTTCTCAAAGGGATTAATATACAAATTCGTAATGGTCAGAAAATTGCTCTGGTTGGACATAGTGGTTCAGGGAAATCAACAATTACTTCTCTTTTGCTGAGATATTATCAGCCTTCTGTTGGAAATATATTGGTTAGTGGGATTAATATTGAAGCTCTAGAATTAAAAGAACTACGCAAGCATATTGGTATTGTTCCTCAAGATGTTTTGTTGTTTGGTGGTAGCATAGCTGAGAATATATCCTATGGAAAGCCGCTGGCTACTTTAGATGAGATTAAAGCCGCTGCACGCAAGGCAAATGCTCTGGAGTTTGTCGAAAAGTTTCCTGAAGGCTTTAGTACAATTGTAGGAGAGAGAGGAGTAAAGTTATCTGGAGGACAACGACAACGTATTGCCATTGCCAGAGCTATCCTTAAGGATCCAGAAATCTTAATTCTGGATGAGGCTACAAGCTCATTAGATGCCGAAAGTGAACGACTAGTACAAGATGCCTTAGATGAATTGATGAAAGATCGTACTACGATCATCATCGCACACCGTTTAGCTACTATCCGGAAAGTAGATTATATTTATGTTCTTAGTGATGGTCTTATTCAAGAGCAAGGAACTCATGATGATCTTTCAGACAAGGAAAATGGAATTTATAGCAATTTATTGCGCCTTCAATTTGAAATCTCATAA
- a CDS encoding gliding motility lipoprotein GldB: MNDRKLLKSIIAVLFLLAACTSKEVSPIVIERLDAEMINLKTRAEIQHFLDKNRNLKEIFFLSETDMPDSVLVDRIYQTVTNPAFQKFYNELNKNAGDLGEVKTQFAEAFSQVQKLYPDFKPPKVKTVISGLGHFSRDAAALSVSDSLIVISLDFYAGEKATFVPSVPNFLLKKYTLEALVPSIMSVLAEKFIVTNTEDKSLLNEMIIAAKKLEFTHEVMPETPDSLIIFYTEKQLKDAEEHKNVIWAHFVKEKLLYETNHFKKVKYIGDRPYTAEIGTDCPGAIGRWLGWQIVKKYLDENSEVTLSSLLSNPDSQNIFMKSKFKGE; the protein is encoded by the coding sequence ATGAACGACAGAAAATTGCTAAAAAGTATAATTGCTGTATTGTTCTTGCTTGCTGCATGTACATCGAAGGAAGTTTCTCCCATTGTAATTGAACGACTTGACGCAGAAATGATAAATCTTAAGACAAGGGCAGAAATTCAGCATTTTTTGGATAAAAACAGGAACCTGAAGGAGATATTTTTCTTGTCAGAGACAGATATGCCAGATTCTGTTCTTGTTGATCGGATTTATCAGACAGTAACTAATCCTGCTTTTCAGAAATTTTATAACGAACTAAATAAGAATGCCGGCGATTTGGGAGAAGTAAAGACACAATTTGCGGAAGCATTTAGTCAAGTACAGAAACTTTATCCGGATTTTAAGCCGCCTAAAGTCAAAACTGTAATTTCTGGGTTAGGACATTTTTCAAGAGATGCAGCAGCTTTATCTGTTTCAGATAGTTTGATAGTAATCAGCCTGGATTTCTATGCAGGAGAAAAGGCTACATTCGTGCCTAGTGTACCTAACTTTTTACTGAAGAAATATACATTGGAGGCATTAGTACCCTCCATAATGAGTGTATTGGCAGAAAAATTTATTGTTACAAATACAGAAGATAAGTCTCTTTTAAATGAAATGATTATTGCGGCTAAGAAGTTGGAGTTCACGCATGAAGTAATGCCAGAAACACCAGACAGTCTGATTATTTTTTACACTGAAAAACAATTGAAGGATGCTGAAGAGCACAAAAATGTGATCTGGGCGCATTTTGTAAAAGAGAAGCTTTTATATGAAACAAATCATTTCAAGAAGGTGAAATACATAGGTGATCGTCCTTATACAGCAGAAATTGGGACAGATTGTCCAGGTGCAATAGGAAGATGGCTAGGATGGCAGATCGTGAAGAAATATTTGGATGAAAATTCTGAAGTAACATTATCTTCTTTACTAAGTAATCCTGATTCACAAAATATTTTTATGAAGTCAAAATTTAAAGGAGAATAG